The Fodinibius saliphilus genomic interval GTGTTTTGAAATTTAAAATCACTTTCGTCAATAGTTGAAGAACCGTTGCTGTTAAACGATTGTGCCTCGGGGGCTGCGGTTAATTGTGAGGCCGTTAGATTTTGTCCTTTCACATCCTCAACCACAAGATTTTGGGGATCAGCTTGCATCTTTTGGTTATCCCAGTTACCCGTTACTATCACACTTAAATCTGAGAGGGTTTCTCCAGAGGAAATGGAAATTGAGGTAGTTTCAGTAGCTCCGTGATTAAAATTATCGGGATCATTATCGGTACCAATAGTTGCCGTACCAACCGAAGTACCGCTAGAATTCAATTCAATATTGACGACATCAAAATCAAAGCCGAGGTTATTTGTCACGGTAAGCACCAGAGAACCATTACTGCTTATGGTAGCACTCTTAAAGAACTCTGTAGCAAGTGAGATCTCAACCGGATTAGGCGTAGAACCTGCCGGCAGGTTATCATCCTTCTGTAGCCCCGATTGACCGGTAATATCATTAATTGAAGCTGTTCCTACATTACCTGAAGAGTTAAAGTTTGCAATCTCTATATCTCCTACCGTTGCATTCACCGTTGTAGTAGGTGCTTGCACCGTTGGCACCGCATCATTCAGGTCTCCGAAATTAAATTGCTCTTCTTTGGTAATACGAACCAAACCATCAGCATCAGATGTGAAAATATTATCAAAATCTTCTTTTGTGCTATCAATTAGTGCATCCTCTCCTCCTAAAAACACATAACTTTTTTCTAACGATAGTGGAGCTTCTACACTATGGTTTAGTTTAAAGTCGGGAGATTCAGGGCGCTCACATGCCCAAAAAGAAATTGCTAATAATAGCCATATCCCTGTAGAAATAACTTTCTTCATATTACTGTACCCTGATTTTTATTGATAATGGAAAATCTTATCCTGTTTTTTGCGTGTAGTTATTGAGAAAGGAACTTGCCCCTCTAGTACAAACCACAAATGAAGTATCGACGATATTCTAAAAAAGTTAACGTAAAGAGATTAGCAGTTTTTTAAAAAAATCACCTGATTGGTAATCTAAGCTCTGAAACCTGTACGCCATATCCTTTTTTTTAGCCTTCAATTTACAAATAAAAAAGTAAGTTTTGCGAAAATAAATAGAAAAATCGGTATTAGGTTGTTTTAATAAATAATGAACCATTATTTTGCCCGGCATATAAAAGTAGTAACTCTAGCGAATCTGTTTTTAGAAATTCCCTATCTTCAATTCCGGATATTCGAACAAAGAACTACTTGTACCTTTCACCTGTTCTCGCTTAAAATATAGCTCAAAAGATGTTTTGCCATCTTCCCCGGAAGTAACCTTAAATGTACCTATAAGTTGTTTTTTTAAAGTCTGGATCAGTTGGTCACTAATAGAGCTTGCTCTATTTCCATTCATATAATTGGGCTTTCCATTGCTCTTATCAGTTATTCTCAGAATAACATTTTGTCCTTCAATACTGAGTTCAATCGCCAAATACACTTCTTTTCCCTGTTCTGTATTATCATTAATTATATTTGTTACAACTTCATTAATAATAAGCGAACACGGTAAGGCTTGGTTAATATTCAGCCCCAATTTATTTACATTTAACTCTACCTCTACTTTCTCCTCAAATGTTGCAGTAATCGTATTAACTAGACCGGTGATATTATTCCCAAATTCAATTTGTGAAACGTCCTGCTCTTGATATAAGATCTCATGAATAAAAGCCATGGTCTTAATTCGAGATAAGTTCTTGTTAAGTCTTTCCTGAAGCCGGGAATCCTCACTATCAAATACTTCCAGTTCCATAATAGCAGAAATAACGGCCAGGTTATTTTTAACACGATAGTGAATTTCGGAAAGAAGTACCTCTTTTTGTTTAAGAGATTTCTTAAGCATTTTTTCCATCTCCCTTTGCTTGGTGATATCAGTAGACATACTAAAGAGATAGTTCTCATATCCCTCAATATTGTTTAATTGCAGTTTTGTAGATAAATAAGTACGAGTACCTCCATTTACTTTCACTTCTTCCCGAATATTGCACATCTGCCCCGTTTGGCGAACCTGCCGATCGGTCTTACGCATTAATTCAATATCATAGTCTCGCAACACTTCTGAATCTTTTTTGCCTATAATTTCATCATGATCCAAGCCGTGAAGTTGCAAAAAAGCCTTATTGGCAAACCTAAATCTGTTCTCATTATCTTTGATATACATTAGCGAAGGCGATTGATCAATCACTGCTTCCAGAATTTGACGGTGATGGGCAGCCTCTTTCTCGGCCTCTACAAGATTTGACAAATTGAGTCCAATCCCCATCCCAAAAACTCGGTCTTCATGCTTTACTTTTACGGCTCTAAACAGAATAGGAATCTTCTCGCCTGACTTTGATGATAATTGGGTTTTCAGTTCGGCCTCTCCCTCTTTATACATCTTATTTATAGCTTGAATAACTTCGGACTCTTCCTCCTCTGCAAAAAAATCAGTTGTTTTCATACTTGATATCTCATCATATGAATAGCCGGTAGTATTCTCCACATAGCTGTTCCATTGTTTTAGATTACCTTCTTCATCAAAAAGGTAAAACAGGGCCGGTAGATTGTCTTGCAGACAGGTCAATATCCTTTGAAATACTTGGTCGCGGAACTCCTTTTGCCCCAGTAGAGTCACATCTTGTACTATTGCCAATACCTGTTTTTTGTTTTCATGCGAAACCGTCTGTGTCAAAATATCAACCAGAATGGATTTACCCTCACACGTTTTATGCTCCCAAAAATGGGCGTTGTACTTTTCCTGTTGACGTTCAAGTCGTTTCAGAGGTTCGGGTATCGCTTCCTCCGTTTCCAAGTCAGTGAGAGCTAAAGAAAGTAGTTCCTCACGATCATATCCATACAACTCACATGCTTCCTTATTAACCTCTATAATAGATTGGTTATCCTCATTGTAGATAACCATAGGAATGGAATTCTCTTCAAAATCTAGAGGAATCTTAGATAACGTCATACAACACTTACCTGCATTATATATCGCTAAATTGAATAGTCGCCACTGCAAGTGTTTAATATATCTACCGAGACCTGTTACAGTGGACTCTTAAAATATTTTAATCTTTGTTATATCATATTTAAAAAGCGGTAATGTTCTGCATTGAACCAAACAGATTCCCCTTGAATTTAATTCAGACTCCTCATTTCGAAAAATGATACCCCATATTATTGTCTTGAAACCCGAAGTACCATACCTATGTAATGCTTAAAAGGCATTTTTAAGGATTTTAAGGTTAGCTCCAACAATAGCTTCGAGATTTTCAGTGATTTTTTGTGCCGGCCAATCCCACCAGGCAATTTCTTGCAACTGCGTAACAATGGAAGGCTCGAAACGTTTTTTTTATTTCAGTAGCCGGGTTGCCGCCACAATACTGTAGGGGGCTACATCTTTGCTCACTACTGATTTGCTAGCCACTGCAGCACCATTGCCAATAGTTACTCCCGGCATGATAGTGGCATTGTAGCCAATCCACACGTCATTACCTACTACGGTATCCCCTTTATAGGGTAACTCTCCTTCTTTGGGCATCACCTTTTCCCACCCATTACCGAAAATTTGGAATGGGTAGGTTGAAAAGCCCGACATTTTGTGATTTGCGCCATTCATAATGAATTTCGTCTTGGCTGCTATAGCACAAAACTTGCCGATAATGAGCTTATCCCCAATAAATGGAAAGTGATATAACACATTATCTTCAAAGTTCTCTGGCCCTTCGGGATCATCATAATAGGTATAGTCGCCTACAATAATCTGTTCATTATTGATATAATTCTTCAAATATCCCACTTGTGGAAATCCTTCCATCGGTTCTTTAACATTGGGATCTGGTCCGTGTATACATTACCTCGTAATTTTTTTCAGATATACTTAGAATACAATTACTCCTCAAATTCCATCAACTCCACCGGTGCCCCTTCCACCTCAATAAAAGCAACGGTAAGCCCCTCAGAGGGTGAGTTGGGTTTAATAATCACATGCTCTCTTCTATAGCTTTTTGCAGATCATTTACCTCAAAAGCTACATGGGGCACCGTCTTCACCAATTCGGGATATGGGGCATCCTCCCAGTACCACTGCCACTGTATACCATAGAGATTATCCTCGTGATCAGAAACCGTCATCTTCAGATGCAGTAGGTCAATTTCGCCTTCAAAAGATTCTGTGGTTGGAATGCCAATATGATGGAAACGCATCGATGTGCTATTTTATGAAGGATACAAACCGGAAAGCCCAGTCGTTTTAATGCACTAATAAAGAGCAATATTTAGGCTACAAAAGCAAGACCTACCTCCATCAATAAATATTTTATATCTGTGAGATGCTATTTCGAAACCTAAAACCTAACCTACGGCAGTTGCCCCTTTGGGGAGGGAATTTTTGAGTGCTTTTATCAGGGACCATAACATATCTAAGGAAGGGAAATAACCTTGCTTGCATCGATCTAAAGTTAAGCTCATTTTATTCAGCTTGGTACAATTAGTTGATTTAGATATCTCATTTTAAAAAAATCACCAAATTTCATAGAAAGCTCATCAACACATACCGCTTTCTGGCTTTTTAGTTCTTTGTTCATTATTTAACAAATAAACTTCTTACATGTGCATATGCGTAAGTTTGTCAGGCTTAATACTTAAATCTAAAATCAAATTATCAACGATAACCTAAGAAAATGAAAAAACTACTATGGCTATTCATCCTTCCTCTTTTAATTATAGGCTGTGCTAAAGATTATTATACAAGTTACCAGTCAGCTTCAGAGGGTAAAGAATATGGGACGTTAATTGTAAAGTTTTCTAACCCTATAAAAAATGTGAACATAACTGTTGACGGTAATCTTATCGCAGAAGATAAATTTACTGAAAGAGTTGAAGTTGCCAATATGCCTGTTGGCAAACATAAAGTTAAAGTTATAGCATCTAGCTGGGAGTTAAAGGATGATGTTAATAACGTAGAGGAAATGAATATACAGCCAAATAGTAAGCAAACAATGTTAGTGGAAGTTCCACCCAAAAGTACTGGGTATTGGATATATCAAACTGCTATATATACTGTGACATTTATTACCAGTTACTATCTATATGAATGGTAAGCGTAACTCCTTAAAAATGGAATTGATCAATTCATCGGTGCACGGATAGACTTTTACCTCTCCTTCTTGTATCTCAATGGATATAAAATTCAAGAAACCTATGAACTAGAACTTGCAGACTTGGTCTCATTCTTTTTGCTTTTTATCAAAAGATATTTCTAAAGAAGGTGTCACCAAATATTTAAAATAGAATATGATAGCAAGGTAGAAAAACGATTAACTCACTTCAGAAGGGAAAAGTTAAGACATCTGGGCTATCACCCCACACCTCCTTCCGGTCATACTACCAACCTAACACAGTTACTGCCACAAAGACGACTATTTCTTGCCTTATAAATTCTATGCGGATGTTTTCACGAATATCCTGAACGACTTGGGAATAAAATACTCCCTTTTATTCCTGTATGATAAAATTAAATAGAGATAAGAATTCGGAGGAGGTGCAAAGAAACCAAGGCTTCACTAAACAAGCATCGATGCTTGCTCAACGAAACCTTGACATAATTGTATAGATGCGGAGAGAGGGGGATTCGAACCCCCGGTACGCGCTAGACGCACACACGCTTTCCAAGCGTGCGCCTTCGACCGCTCGGCCACCTCTCCAAAGAAAGAACGCAAATATAGGCTATTTTAGCTTTGATCGCAATTCTTAAAATCCAAAAGTAAACACCTGTTTACTATATGCTTTTACGGCTTTGCCATTGTTCCTGGCTGGGTGAAACTTCCACTGCTGAGCCGCTTTGAGCGCGGCTTCTGGAACTCCATAACCGATGGTATCCAGTATCCGAGGCTCACTACTGCCCTCCGGATATACTTTGACGACCATGATATTGGCATCTTCGACACGCCCTTTTTTATCTACCAGCAACCTAACGGTAACCTCAGCTTTAATACCCGCTTTTTGAGCTGCATCGGGCGTTACTGCCTCCACAATACGTATTACACTGGGCGGTTGGGCGGGACTGCTGGCTACTTGGTCAGAATTACCGGCTCCTTCTAGCTTGGAAAGAGACAAGGAGTCTGTAAAATCAGAGGGGTTAATATCCTCAAATATCACGATCTCTTCCTCTATTATTTCATCTTTGGGCACGGGTACCGGGGCTTGGGGTTTGGGAGGTGGAGGCGGAGTACTTGCTTGTTTCGTAATTATAGCCTCCTCCATGACAATGACATCATCATCAAAAGACCTATTCTTATTTGATTTCGAACCGGTTTCCGGGGCCGGCCAAAAGGTGAAAAATGCCAAAGCAATAAGCTCAGCAGCAATAATGCAGGACATTATCCGTAATCGATAGGGAAAACGATGGGATTGATTATATTTAGTAAGACCTGTCAATTACTACTGCTTGAAAATTTAGTAATAAAAGTTAATTCTGAAGCTCTTCCAGCTCCTGCTCTATCAACATATGTACTGCTTCTTTTAATTCGCTTTCAGTATCATAGTCATCAGCCGAAATAGGTTCCAGTACAGATATCATAAACTCTTGCGTTGGAGAGGCCGTCCAGTCTCCCGGGGGCATTGCCTCATATCCCCCTTTCAAAACGAGAGGCAGTATATTAAAATTATACCGTTTCGCCAGTTTAAAAGCGCCATTCTTAAACGGTTTCAATTTGCCATCTTCGGTACGTGTTCCTTCTGGAAAGATCATACCCGGAACCCCATCTTGTATAGGCTCAACCAAGGTGTCCAGTTTTTTGAACGAACGCATACTCTGCCGATCAATACCGATCTGGCCGGTCATATAAATAATCCAACCCAGTATAGGAATCTTAAAAAGATCTTTCTTAGCCACCCATTTCATACTCCAGGGCAGCAGGTATAATAGCGGTAAATCTAAAAAACTCTGATGATTGCCAACAACAATCGTGGGCTCACTTACCTTTTGGGGATCGGCTCCTTTAATATTGAAAGACCAGCCCGGGTTCACCTTCATCATCAACCAGCCAAGTCCACGCAGTAGCTGATTAGGAATTTTATTGTAACGATCAAAGGGGGCCGTTATAATATACAGGGGAAATATGATAAGAAAGAAAGAAATAATACATACTGCCCAGTAGATCCACCCGAAAAAACTAAAAATGACTCTCTTCATTCCTGCTAGGAGTTAATATTCTGTAATGCTTTACGAATAAAGCCATTATTCTCCTCCAGCTTTTGTCTCGCGTCCTCCCTGTCTAAACCTCCCAACACCATTACCAGTGCTGTTTTAACATGTCCGTCAGCCGCTTCCAGGTATTCTTCCGCTTTATCATAATCGATATCGGCGAACATCATTAAAATTCGTTTAGAGCGTTCGTGCAGCTTCTGGTTTGACAGCTGCAGGTCTACCATCACATTTTCATAGACCTTACCGCGGCGAATATTGGCCCCTGTCGTAATCATATTCAACACCATCTTTTGGGCAGTAGCACTTTTCATTCGTGTACTGCCCATAATCACTTCGGGACCTACCGGGATATCAATTAAAACATCCACATCAATGGTGATCTGTTCACCGGGAACAGTTGTCACAAAGATGGTGTGGCACCCCATATCATCGGCTTCTTTAAGAGCCCCGTGTACATAAGGCGTACGTCCGCTGGCTGCCAAACCACACACGATATCGTTCACCGAAAGGTTGGCTTCACGCAAAGCTTCCCGCCCATTCTCCTCAAAATCTTCAGCATTTTCCTGGGCTTCAAAAACGGCCTCTTTACCCCCGGCGATTAGGCCAATAACCTGGCCGGGATCGGATCCAAAAGTAGGCGGACATTCGGCTGCATCAAGAATTCCCAGCCTGCCGCTGGTGCCTGCCCCCGCATAGATAAGGCGTCCTCCGGCATCAAATGCTTCTTTCACTAAATCGATAGCCTGTGCTACTTCATTAAGCTTCTTCTCAACCTCTTTTGCTACCTTCTGATCCTCTGTATTTATCAGGCGGGCAATCTCCAGAGAATCCGCCAAATCGATTTCCAGGGTTGATCGGTTACGCTGCTCAGTATCTAGTTTTTTAAGCTGGGTAAAAAGCTGTTGCTCTTTTTCTTCCACGTACAAAAAGGTTGTCCTATTTTTCTAGTGAGATGATAATGTAAAAAAATACGGCGTTAATTCTTACCAATCTTTCCCAGGTGCGTATCTTGAAAAGAGCTGATATATTTAAGTCCGTATCCAAATATGCGATCTACCGAAGCATGGCCAAATATAATGATGCCGATAAGCTCAAAAACTGGAATTTTGAAAAAAAGACCGGCCGCAAAAAATAGAATAGCAAGTCCTTTATGGTGAAAAAGATTATAACAGAAAGCTCCATATCTGTCATTTAAAACATAGCCAACCATCCCTATAACGGGTAGGAGTATCAAAACCGGAAACAGCCACCAAACTATTTCAGTTTCTGCAAATAGGAAAACTGAAAGCAGGAACATACCCAGCTCTTCCAGCTTTAAAAGGTTTTTCATATATGGGGTTATTTAT includes:
- a CDS encoding lysophospholipid acyltransferase family protein; translation: MKRVIFSFFGWIYWAVCIISFFLIIFPLYIITAPFDRYNKIPNQLLRGLGWLMMKVNPGWSFNIKGADPQKVSEPTIVVGNHQSFLDLPLLYLLPWSMKWVAKKDLFKIPILGWIIYMTGQIGIDRQSMRSFKKLDTLVEPIQDGVPGMIFPEGTRTEDGKLKPFKNGAFKLAKRYNFNILPLVLKGGYEAMPPGDWTASPTQEFMISVLEPISADDYDTESELKEAVHMLIEQELEELQN
- a CDS encoding PAS domain-containing sensor histidine kinase, which encodes MTLSKIPLDFEENSIPMVIYNEDNQSIIEVNKEACELYGYDREELLSLALTDLETEEAIPEPLKRLERQQEKYNAHFWEHKTCEGKSILVDILTQTVSHENKKQVLAIVQDVTLLGQKEFRDQVFQRILTCLQDNLPALFYLFDEEGNLKQWNSYVENTTGYSYDEISSMKTTDFFAEEEESEVIQAINKMYKEGEAELKTQLSSKSGEKIPILFRAVKVKHEDRVFGMGIGLNLSNLVEAEKEAAHHRQILEAVIDQSPSLMYIKDNENRFRFANKAFLQLHGLDHDEIIGKKDSEVLRDYDIELMRKTDRQVRQTGQMCNIREEVKVNGGTRTYLSTKLQLNNIEGYENYLFSMSTDITKQREMEKMLKKSLKQKEVLLSEIHYRVKNNLAVISAIMELEVFDSEDSRLQERLNKNLSRIKTMAFIHEILYQEQDVSQIEFGNNITGLVNTITATFEEKVEVELNVNKLGLNINQALPCSLIINEVVTNIINDNTEQGKEVYLAIELSIEGQNVILRITDKSNGKPNYMNGNRASSISDQLIQTLKKQLIGTFKVTSGEDGKTSFELYFKREQVKGTSSSLFEYPELKIGNF
- a CDS encoding energy transducer TonB, whose protein sequence is MSCIIAAELIALAFFTFWPAPETGSKSNKNRSFDDDVIVMEEAIITKQASTPPPPPKPQAPVPVPKDEIIEEEIVIFEDINPSDFTDSLSLSKLEGAGNSDQVASSPAQPPSVIRIVEAVTPDAAQKAGIKAEVTVRLLVDKKGRVEDANIMVVKVYPEGSSEPRILDTIGYGVPEAALKAAQQWKFHPARNNGKAVKAYSKQVFTFGF
- the murQ gene encoding N-acetylmuramic acid 6-phosphate etherase, which codes for MEEKEQQLFTQLKKLDTEQRNRSTLEIDLADSLEIARLINTEDQKVAKEVEKKLNEVAQAIDLVKEAFDAGGRLIYAGAGTSGRLGILDAAECPPTFGSDPGQVIGLIAGGKEAVFEAQENAEDFEENGREALREANLSVNDIVCGLAASGRTPYVHGALKEADDMGCHTIFVTTVPGEQITIDVDVLIDIPVGPEVIMGSTRMKSATAQKMVLNMITTGANIRRGKVYENVMVDLQLSNQKLHERSKRILMMFADIDYDKAEEYLEAADGHVKTALVMVLGGLDREDARQKLEENNGFIRKALQNINS
- a CDS encoding DUF4260 domain-containing protein, with the protein product MKNLLKLEELGMFLLSVFLFAETEIVWWLFPVLILLPVIGMVGYVLNDRYGAFCYNLFHHKGLAILFFAAGLFFKIPVFELIGIIIFGHASVDRIFGYGLKYISSFQDTHLGKIGKN